In the genome of Panthera uncia isolate 11264 chromosome B3 unlocalized genomic scaffold, Puncia_PCG_1.0 HiC_scaffold_1, whole genome shotgun sequence, one region contains:
- the PSMC1 gene encoding 26S proteasome regulatory subunit 4: MGQSQSGGHGPGGGKKDDKDKKKKYEPPVPTRVGKKKKKTKGPDAASKLPLVTPHTQCRLKLLKLERIKDYLLMEEEFIRNQEQMKPLEEKQEEERSKVDDLRGTPMSVGTLEEIIDDNHAIVSTSVGSEHYVSILSFVDKDLLEPGCSVLLNHKVHAVIGVLMDDTDPLVTVMKVEKAPQETYADIGGLDNQIQEIKESVELPLTHPEYYEEMGIKPPKGVILYGPPGTGKTLLAKAVANQTSATFLRVVGSELIQKYLGDGPKLVRELFRVAEEHAPSIVFIDEIDAIGTKRYDSNSGGEREIQRTMLELLNQLDGFDSRGDVKVIMATNRIETLDPALIRPGRIDRKIEFPLPDEKTKRRIFQIHTSRMTLADDVTLDDLIMAKDDLSGADIKAICTEAGLMALRERRMKVTNEDFKKSKENVLYKKQEGTPEGLYL; encoded by the exons ggTCAAAGTCAGAGTGGTGGTCATGGCCCTGGAGGTGGCAAGAAGGATGACAAG gacaagaaaaagaagtacgAACCTCCTGTACCAACCAGAgtagggaaaaagaagaagaaaacaaagggaccAGATGCCGCCAGCAAGCTGCCACTGG TGACACCTCACACTCAGTGCCGCTTAAAATTACTGAAGTTAGAGAGAATTAAAGACTATCTTCTCATGGAGGAAGAATTCATTAGAAATCAGGAACAAATGAAGCCtttagaagaaaagcaagag GAGGAGAGATCAAAGGTGGATGATCTGAGGGGGACCCCGATGTCGGTAGGAACGTTGGAAGAGATCATTGATGACAATCACGCCATCGTGTCCACGTCTGTGGGCTCAGAACACTACGTCAGCATTCTCTCCTTTGTAGACAAGGACCTGCTGGAGCCAGGCTGTTCGGTCCTGCTCAACCACAAG GTACATGCCGTCATAGGGGTGCTCATGGATGACACGGATCCCTTGGTCACGGTGATGAAAGTAGAAAAGGCCCCCCAGGAAACCTATGCTGATATTGGGGGGTTGGACAACCAAATCCAGGAAATTAAG GAATCCGTGGAGCTTCCTCTCACTCATCCTGAATATTATGAAGAGATGGGTATAAAGCCCCCAAAAGGGGTCATTCTCTATGGACCACCTGGCACAG GTAAAACCTTATTAGCCAAAGCAGTAGCAAACCAAACCTCAGCCACTTTCCTAAGAGTGGTTGGCTCTGAACTTATTCAGAAGTACCTAGGTGATGGGCCCAAACTCGTTCGGGAGTTATTTCGAGTTGCAGAAGAACACGCACCATCCATCGTGTTTATTGATGAAATTGATGCCATTGGAACAAAAAg ataCGATTCAAATTCTGGTGGTGAAAGAGAAATCCAGCGAACAATGTTGGAACTGTTGAACCAGTTGGATGGATTTGATTCAAGGGGTGACGTGAAAGTTATCATGGCCACAAACCGAATAGAAACTTTGGATCCAGCACTTATCAGACCAG GCCGCATTGACAGGAAAATTGAGTTCCCCCTGCCCGATGAAAAGACCAAGAGGCGCATCTTTCAGATCCACACGAGCAGGATGACGCTGGCCGATGATGTGACCCTGGACGACTTGATCATGGCTAAAGATGACCTCTCTGGGGCCGACATCAAG GCGATCTGTACAGAAGCTGGTCTGATGGCCTTGAGAGAACGCAGAATGAAAGTAACAAATGAAGACTTCAAAAAATCGAAAGAAAACGTTCTTTATAAAAAACAAGAAGGCACCCCTGAAGGGCTCTACTTGTAG